The following are encoded in a window of Amaranthus tricolor cultivar Red isolate AtriRed21 chromosome 2, ASM2621246v1, whole genome shotgun sequence genomic DNA:
- the LOC130802532 gene encoding auxin-responsive protein SAUR32 produces MGSGEKHHINFNLHLSHLLNHHHHNQRKDEIKGVPKGCMVVLVGHEGEEKLERFVIPIMYINHPLFLQLLKDAEEEYGFTHKGPITIPCHVEQFRNVQGLIDREHHMMNNNHHHHHQNHHHHHHFLCFKA; encoded by the coding sequence aTGGGGAGTGGTGAGAAACACCATATAAACTTCAACCTTCATTTATCTCATCTTCTTAATCATCACCATCATAATCAAAGAAAAgatgaaatcaagggtgtaccAAAAGGGTGCATGGTAGTTCTGGTGGGCCACGAAGGAGAGGAAAAACTTGAAAGGTTTGTAATTCCAATCATGTATATTAATCATCCTTTATTCTTACAATTACTTAAAGATGCTGAGGAAGAGTATGGATTTACTCATAAAGGTCCTATTACTATTCCTTGCCACGTGGAGCAATTTCGTAACGTTCAAGGCTTGATTGATCGTGAACATCATATGAtgaataataatcatcatcatcaccatcaaaatcatcatcatcatcatcatttcttGTGTTTTAAGGCTTAA
- the LOC130805443 gene encoding uncharacterized protein LOC130805443 translates to MSSNSSSPCSKKSKVKGRQPDLRELLFKRMKSQQTSNEGNESSPLSSPLSPPLSSPPSEDVNMEVGGSSSCDEPLDDEWVYDVELLPHDPGLRKNIMDYPPNERNPRDVEINKGGDAFVVGGFRAWSKPDRLEKHVGGIKSAHNIAYEKYVNLRDAKKTSIEFVFDNASEVQMNEYHIRLNASLTCLRFLLGQGLAFWGHDESEESYSRGNFLELLKWLGGKVEEIGKYTFQNAPKNCQLTSPKIQKDIITCCAKETTKRIIEEVGDGYFSILADESSDVSQKEQLALVLRFVNRENGSVVERFLGILHVGDTTALSLKNAIMSLLMEHSLSPSMIRGQGYDRASNMRGEINGLKTLIMNDTPRAYYIHCFAHQLQLTLVAVAKKNVNCTWLFDVLANLLNVVGASCKRRDLIRKNQAQVVAQALEVGEIESGSGLNQEHGLSRPGDTRWGSHYKCLISIINLFPSIVKVLEEIGENGSPDDKLKAQMRDQGWDSLLDKVILFCTKHEIDVPSMDAQYVPQGRSRRFAKQATNLHHFRVDIFLEVIDLHLQEIDNRFNEKNMELLTCMASLSPRGNFSSFDKERILKLASLYPEEFSCFDLTALDLQLDVFLDSMQNDERFHDLQDINSLSMMLVKTGQSAVRSY, encoded by the exons aTGTCAAGTAATTCAAGTTCACCTTGTTCGAAAAAGTCAAAAGTAAAGGGAAGACAACCCGATCTTCgtgaattattgtttaaaagaatgaaatcccAACAAACATCTAACGAAGGCAATGAATCTTctcctttaagttcccctctaagtcctcctttaagttcccctccAAGTGAAGATGTTAATATGGAAGTAGGTGGTTCAAGTAGTTGTGATGAACCATTGGATGATGAATGGGTGTATGATGTTGAACTTCTTCCTCATGACCCGGGATTGAGGAAAAACATAATGGATTATCCCCCTAATGAAAGAAATCCG AGGGATGTTGAAATTAACAAGGGGGGTGATGCATTTGTTGTCGGAGGGTTTAGAGCGTGGAGTAAACCTGATAGGCTTGAGAAGCATGTTGGAGGAATTAAAAGTGCTCATAATATTGCTTATGAGAAATATGTGAATCTAAGAGATGCAAAGAAGACATCAATTGAATTTGTATTTGATAATGCGAGTGAGGTTCAAATGAACGAATATCATATTCGTTTGAATGCATCCTTAACTTGTTTGAGATTTCTTTTGGGCCAAGGTTTGGCATTCTGGGGACATGATGAAAGTGAGGAGTCATATAGTAGAGGTAACTTTCTTGAGCTTTTGAAGTGGTTGGGGGGGAAGGTTGAGGAAATAGGAAAATATACTTTCCAAAATGCACccaaaaattgtcaattaacatctcccaaaattcaaaaagacattATCACTTGTTGTGCAAAAGAGACTACTAAGCGCATAATAGAAGAGGTTGGTGATGGTTACTTTTCTATTTTGGCCGATGAATCAAGTGATGTGTCTCAAAAAGAACAACTAGCTCTTGTTTTGCGGTTTGTTAATAGAGAAAATGGATCGGTAGTGGAACGCTTTTTAGGCATTCTACATGTGGGTGATACTACCGCTTTGTCTCTTAAAAATGCCATTATGTCCTTGCTTATGGAACATTCATTGAGTCCTTCCATGATAAGAGGTCAAGGGTATGATAGGGCAAGTAACATGAGGGGTGAAATCAATGGCCTCAAGACTTTGATTATGAATGATACTCCAAGAGCCTATTACATTCATTGTTTTGCTCATCAACTTCAACTAACTCTAGTTGCGGTTGCTAAAAAGAATGTTAATTGTACTTGGCTTTTTGACGTACTTGCAAACTTGTTAAATGTGGTGGGAGCTTCTTGTAAGAGAAGAGACCTTATTCGAAAAAACCAAGCTCAAGTAGTGGCTCAAGctttggaagtgggggaaattgAAAGTGGATCGGGTTTGAATCAAGAACATGGTTTGAGTAGGCCGGGAGATACACGTTGGGGATCTCATTACAAGTGTCTAATAAGTATCATCAACTTGTTTCCTTCAATTGTTAAAGTGCTTGAGGAGATTGGAGAAAATGGCTCTCCGGATGATAAGCTCAAAGCTCAA atgaggGATCAAGGATGGGATAGTCTCTTAGACaaagtcattttattttgtactaaacacGAGATTGATGTTCCATCTATGGATGCTCAATATGTACCTCAAGGAAGATCAAGACGTTTTGCTAAACAAGCAACAAATCTACATCATTTTCGCGTTGACATTTTTTTGGAAGTAATTGATTTGCATCTTCAAGAGATTGATAACCGTTTTAATGAGAAGAACATGGAGTTACTTACATGCATGGCTTCCCTGAGTCCTAGAGGTAACTTTTCATCTTTTGATAAAGAGAGGATACTTAAACTTGCTTCTTTATATCCCGAAGAGTTTTCATGTTTTGATTTAACGGCTCTTGATCTTCaacttgatgtcttcttggattcTATGCAAAATGATGAAAGATTTCATGATTTGCAAGATATCAATTCTCTTTCCATGATGCTT gtcaaaactgGTCAAagtgctgttcgcagttactaa